The Palleronia sp. THAF1 genome contains the following window.
TCGCATTGGTATTTCTGCGGCGAATCCCTGCGCGCGGTGGACGCGATCGACGACGCCCGCGCCTATATGGTCGGCAAGCGGCTGTTGGCAGCGGGCGCGCAGGTCTCTCCCGAAGAGATCGCCGATCCCGACACGGATCTGAAAGCGCTGTTGAAACGATGAGGATCATCGCCGGTCGCCATCGCGGACGGGCCTTGGCCGATGTGGGCAAGGGCGACACCCGCAACCACCTGCGCCCGACCACGGATCGCGTGCGCGAAAGCCTGTTCAACGTGCTGACAGGCGGGCGCTATGGCGATCCCATCACGGATGCGCGCGTGCTCGACCTGTTCGCGGGTACCGGTGCGCTGGGGCTAGAGGCTCTGTCGCGCGGGGCGGATCATGCGACGTTCGTGGATTCGGGGCGGGCGGCGCTGACGTTACTTGGGAAGAATATCGCGCTG
Protein-coding sequences here:
- the rsmD gene encoding 16S rRNA (guanine(966)-N(2))-methyltransferase RsmD; this encodes MRIIAGRHRGRALADVGKGDTRNHLRPTTDRVRESLFNVLTGGRYGDPITDARVLDLFAGTGALGLEALSRGADHATFVDSGRAALTLLGKNIALLAEAERSQVFKTDATRLPPAAMPATLVFLDPPYGQGLGERAMTSALAQGWIAEDALIVWEESSQIDVPPTLEKVDARRYGDTWITLATVR